Proteins from one Leptonema illini DSM 21528 genomic window:
- a CDS encoding tyrosine-type recombinase/integrase — MIREELSPRKAALKNFGLSPQKLHLLDEDRLEPLERFSMYLQVEKDGSAHTLRSYLNDLLDFLLFLQEEDHDALSVDTILLRSYFTKISGVDFSRNKATGAGTGQSLMRTLSPRSQARKLSALKTYYRLLVRQGLLEENPVTMRAPKFYRSLPSFIPAQEMDSLLQTTEGETESSRPAELQLRDRAMIEMLYSTGMRVSELLSLSPSRVLDHNGEIVSEMRITGKGRKDRVVFIGDPARRAVAEYLVVRPRLRPKSESLFVNARGGALTDRGLREILNHYERNAGLRKRLYPHRFRHTFATDLLNDGADIRQVQEMLGHSSLSTTQIYTSVSRERLKEVYRNSHPRAKSPRETA; from the coding sequence ATGATCCGTGAAGAGCTGAGTCCGCGTAAGGCTGCCTTGAAGAACTTTGGCCTCTCTCCGCAGAAGCTGCATTTGCTCGATGAAGATCGGCTTGAACCTCTGGAACGCTTCTCGATGTATTTGCAGGTCGAGAAGGACGGATCGGCGCATACGCTGCGCTCCTATCTGAATGACCTGCTCGATTTCCTGCTCTTTCTTCAAGAGGAGGATCATGACGCTCTGAGCGTCGATACGATCCTGCTTCGCTCCTACTTCACGAAGATCAGCGGAGTGGACTTCTCGCGCAATAAAGCGACAGGCGCCGGAACGGGTCAGAGTCTGATGCGCACGCTCTCGCCGCGCAGTCAGGCGCGCAAGCTCTCGGCGCTGAAAACCTACTATCGCCTTCTCGTGCGCCAGGGCCTTCTTGAAGAGAATCCGGTGACGATGCGAGCTCCGAAGTTTTACCGATCGCTGCCGTCGTTTATTCCGGCGCAGGAGATGGACTCGCTGCTGCAAACGACCGAAGGCGAGACTGAGAGCAGCCGCCCCGCCGAGCTTCAGCTTCGCGACAGGGCGATGATTGAGATGCTCTATTCAACGGGCATGCGCGTCTCTGAGCTGCTTTCACTTTCGCCGAGCAGGGTGCTCGATCATAACGGCGAGATCGTTTCTGAGATGCGTATTACAGGTAAGGGCCGAAAGGACCGTGTCGTCTTTATCGGAGATCCGGCACGCCGGGCCGTCGCCGAATATCTGGTAGTGCGCCCTCGCCTGCGCCCGAAAAGCGAGTCCCTCTTTGTCAATGCGCGGGGAGGCGCCCTCACCGACCGCGGGCTGCGCGAGATTCTCAATCACTACGAACGCAACGCCGGACTGCGCAAGCGGCTGTATCCGCATCGCTTCAGGCATACCTTTGCCACCGATCTTTTGAACGACGGCGCCGACATCCGACAGGTACAGGAGATGCTCGGCCACAGCTCCCTTTCGACGACGCAGATCTACACGTCGGTCTCACGGGAGCGGCTGAAAGAGGTCTACCGAAACAGCCATCCCCGGGCAAAAAGCCCGCGGGAAACGGCATAA
- the aroQ gene encoding type II 3-dehydroquinate dehydratase, translating to MSDAAILVINGPNLNLLGRREPEVYGSTTLEQLEERLREDARRLAVGVEFFQSNHEGQIIDRIHKAFLEEKIDGILINPGGLTHTSVALRDALLGVKIPFIEIHISNVHAREPFRHHSYLSDAAIGVIAGLGITGYRFGLAALVERLRSRTDLGLYLPESNRNSD from the coding sequence ATGTCTGATGCTGCCATCCTCGTTATCAATGGTCCGAATCTGAATCTGCTCGGGCGACGCGAGCCCGAGGTCTATGGCTCGACGACGCTTGAACAGCTTGAAGAGCGGCTGCGCGAGGATGCCCGTCGCCTTGCGGTGGGCGTCGAGTTCTTCCAGTCCAATCATGAAGGGCAGATCATCGACCGCATCCATAAGGCCTTTCTTGAAGAGAAGATCGACGGAATACTCATCAATCCGGGCGGACTGACCCATACGTCGGTGGCGCTGCGGGACGCCCTGCTCGGTGTGAAGATTCCCTTCATCGAGATCCACATCAGCAACGTGCATGCCCGGGAGCCGTTCCGGCATCATTCCTATCTCAGCGATGCGGCTATTGGCGTCATCGCCGGGCTGGGCATTACGGGGTACCGTTTTGGTCTTGCCGCTCTCGTCGAACGTCTGCGCTCCCGGACGGATCTTGGCCTTTATCTGCCTGAATCGAACAGAAATTCGGATTGA